Proteins co-encoded in one Pleurodeles waltl isolate 20211129_DDA chromosome 1_2, aPleWal1.hap1.20221129, whole genome shotgun sequence genomic window:
- the MFHAS1 gene encoding malignant fibrous histiocytoma-amplified sequence 1, which translates to MMSETDSNLQTARLWRDAALRSRKLRSNLRQLTLSSSNNQKLTLPPNLGDIEVLNLGNNALEEAPDGLEGQALANLHVLILRRNRFHSVPSAIFELGCLTELDMSHNRLTSLTDAVGLLGQLKKLCLSHNQLKTLPAQVGSLHQLEELDISFNHITHLPDTLPDLAKLRTLDVDHNKLTTFPRQILKLVNLEELDFSGNRISGLPEEIKGLESIKILWLSSTKISTLPETFCELKNIESLMLDNNNLNSLPIQFGALQKLKMINISSNIFEEFPAVILQLKDLEELYISRNKLTVVPETISDLTKLLTLWLDNNRIRYLPDSVVNLSKLEELVLQGNQIAILPDDFGKLSKINIWKIKDNPLIQPPYEVCMKGIPYIAAYQKELAHSQPAIKPRLKLVLMGLKDAGKTVLRQRLIDGHQDTLLVHGHKGIEVINWTADAERGLTFIVYDLAGDQSYDLIKPFFLSPGALYVLVVNLKAYVSQHFYTYVGYFLHFMSAKVPHAVVCIVGTHADLCEERDLEEKCLDIHHQIALQEKKSSEFLHSLAQTVDEALSQDYDIRTSSPHAPFCGVSDKNLRRKKAHLQYLLNSRLQILSPVLCVSCYDFSNIRRLKEKLMSVAEHREIFPNLHRVLPKSWQMLEELHFKPQELWLSWWDSARLGLQAGLTEDRLQSALSYLHESGKLLYFEDNLTLKEYVFHNLTKLIDILNVFFQRDATVLLQKLLSDTNMDDLRTTQLHHYVEGFLLHGLLPAHIIRLLLKPHVQTHQDLQLILELLEKMGLCYCINKAKCKPLNGAAAWYKFPCYVKNEMPHAEAWVNGTNLAGQSFVVEQLQIDYGFPFFFPPGLFARFSVQINRHVVQRSDGRFQIFAYRGKVPVVVSYKPARSALHTDTLSISSHASLPNMWTAWQAITPMLEELNVLLQEWPGLYYTVHVLCSKCLKRGSPNPHAFPGELLSQPRPEGATEIICPKNGSERVNVALVYPPTPTVISPCSK; encoded by the coding sequence ATGATGTCTGAGACTGACAGCAACCTGCAGACGGCCCGGCTCTGGAGGGATGCTGCCCTGAGGTCCAGGAAGCTGAGGAGCAACCTGCGCCAGCTGACCTTGAGTAGCAGCAACAACCAGAAGCTCACCCTGCCTCCCAACCTCGGGGACATCGAGGTGCTCAACTTGGGCAACAATGCCCTTGAGGAGGCACCCGACGGCCTTGAAGGGCAAGCCCTGGCCAACCTTCATGTCCTCATCCTCCGCAGGAACAGGTTTCACAGCGTCCCATCTGCCATCTTTGAGCTGGGCTGCCTGACCGAGCTGGATATGAGCCATAATCGACTGACCAGCCTGACGGATGCTGTGGGCCTGCTGGGGCAGCTGAAGAAGCTCTGCCTCAGTCACAACCAGCTGAAGACCTTGCCTGCTCAGGTGGGTTCGCTCCACCAGCTTGAAGAGTTGGATATCAGCTTCAACCACATCACACACCTGCCTGACACCCTTCCAGACCTGGCCAAGCTCCGGACCCTCGACGTGGACCACAACAAGTTGACCACCTTCCCACGACAGATCTTAAAACTGGTCAACCTGGAGGAGCTAGATTTTTCTGGGAACAGAATTAGTGGCCTACCAGAGGAAATCAAGGGGTTGGAGTCCATCAAAATTCTCTGGTTGAGCAGCACCAAAATCTCAACTTTGCCTGAGACGTTTTGTGAACTCAAGAACATCGAGAGCCTGATGCTGGATAACAACAACTTGAACTCGCTGCCCATACAGTTTGGGGCATTGCAAAAACTGAAAATGATTAACATTTCTTCCAACATCTTTGAGGAGTTCCCTGCTGTCATTTTACAACTCAAGGATCTTGAAGAACTTTACATAAGTCGGAACAAATTGACTGTTGTTCCCGAAACGATCTCTGACCTGACCAAACTCTTGACTCTGTGGCTTGACAATAACAGGATAAGGTATTTACCAGACTCTGTTGTGAACCTCAGCAAGCTGGAGGAACTGGTGCTGCAGGGTAACCAAATTGCAATCCTTCCTGACGACTTTGGGAAGCTTTCAAAGATTAACATATGGAAAATCAAAGACAATCCTTTGATACAACCTCCCTATGAGGTCTGTATGAAAGGCATCCCTTATATCGCAGCATATCAGAAAGAACTTGCTCATTCCCAGCCTGCGATAAAGCCACGGTTAAAACTGGTGCTCATGGGCTTGAAGGATGCAGGGAAAACAGTTTTAAGGCAGCGCTTGATTGATGGTCATCAAGACACTCTGTTAGTGCATGGACACAAAGGAATAGAAGTTATAAACTGGACAGCTGATGCAGAACGGGGTCTTACTTTTATTGTTTATGATTTGGCAGGGGATCAGAGTTATGACTTGATAAAGCCCTTTTTCCTTTCACCAGGTGCTCTTTATGTCTTAGTTGTCAATTTGAAAGCCTATGTTTCTCAGCACTTTTATACCTATGTgggttattttttacatttcatgaGTGCCAAGGTGCCACATGCAGTTGTGTGCATTGTGGGGACACATGCTGACCTGTGCGAAGAAAGGGACCTAGAAGAGAAATGcttggacatccaccatcagataGCCTTGCAGGAGAAGAAGAGCTCAGAGTTTCTGCACAGCCTTGCACAGACAGTAGACGAGGCCCTTAGCCAGGACTATGATATACGCACGTCCAGCCCACATGCACCTTTTTGTGGAGTTAGTGACAAAAACCTCAGGCGCAAAAAGGCCCACTTGCAATATTTGCTCAACAGCCGTCTCCAGATCCTCTCCCCCGTCTTGTGCGTGAGTTGCTATGACTTCTCCAATATCAGGAGGCTAAAGGAGAAGCTGATGTCTGTGGCAGAGCACAGGGAAATATTCCCAAATTTGCACcgagttcttcccaagtcctggCAGATGCTGGAGGAGCTTCATTTTAAGCCTCAGGAGCTGTGGCTCTCATGGTGGGACTCTGCCAGGCTGGGGTTGCAAGCTGGGCTCACAGAGGACCGGTTGCAGAGTGCTCTCTCCTATTTACATGAAAGTGGCAAGCTGCTTTACTTTGAAGATAATCTGACTCTTAAAGAGTACGTCTTTCATAATCTTACGAAACTGATTGACATCTTGAATGTCTTTTTCCAGAGGGATGCTACAGTTCTCCTCCAGAAACTTCTAAGCGACACAAACATGGATGACCTACGGACCACCCAACTCCATCACTACGTGGAGGGCTTCCTTCTCCATGGGCTCCTTCCAGCTCATATTATCCGCCTACTTCTGAAGCCGCACGTTCAAACCCATCAGGACCTGCAGCTGATACTTGAACTTCTGGAAAAAATGGGCCTGTGTTACTGCATCAACAAAGCAAAGTGCAAACCATTGAATGGTGCCGCCGCCTGGTACAAGTTCCCATGCTACGTGAAGAACGAGATGCCCCATGCCGAGGCATGGGTCAACGGCACCAACCTGGCAGGGCAATCCTTTGTGGTTGAACAGCTTCAGATAGACTATggatttccattttttttcccgccagggCTCTTTGCTCGTTTTAGTGTCCAGATCAACCGACATGTGGTCCAGCGCTCGGATGGTCGCTTCCAAATCTTTGCCTACAGGGGGAAGGTTCCAGTCGTGGTGAGCTACAAGCCTGCCAGGAGCGCACTGCACACGGATACACTGTCCATCTCCAGCCACGCTTCGTTACCAAATATGTGGACTGCTTGGCAGGCCATAACCCCCATGCTGGAAGAACTGAATGTACTGCTTCAGGAGTGGCCTGGTCTGTACTACACGGTGCATGTCCTGTGTTCCAAGTGCCTTAAACGAGGATCACCAAACCCACACGCTTTTCCAG